A genomic segment from Diceros bicornis minor isolate mBicDic1 chromosome 5, mDicBic1.mat.cur, whole genome shotgun sequence encodes:
- the LOC131405846 gene encoding olfactory receptor 11H6, giving the protein MFIIIHSLVTSVSLTALGSQNTTMNFVTEFVLLGFPGQREMQNFFFSLILVVYLLTLLGNGAIVCTVKWDRQLHKPMYIFLGNFAFLEIWYISSTVPNMLVNILSDTKTISFTGCFLRFYFFSSLGTTECIFLSVMAYDRYLAICHPLHYPSIMTGKFCVILVCVCWVSGFLYYPIPIIRISQLPFCGPNIIDHFVCDPGPLFALACIPAPSTELICYTFSSVIIFGPFLFILGSYTLVLRAVLRVPSGAGRTKAFSTCGSHLMVVSLFYGTLMVMYVSPTSGTPTGMQKIVTLVYSAVTPLLNPIIYSLRNKDMKDALRKVLGLRINQN; this is encoded by the coding sequence ATGTTCATTATTATTCACTCTTTGGTTACTTCTGTTTCTCTAACAGCTTTGGGATCCCAGAACACAACAATGAATTTCGTGACTGAGTTTGTCCTCCTGGGTTTCCCCGGTCAAAGAGAGATGCAAAACTTCTTCTTCTCATTAATCCTGGTGGTCTATCTCCTGACCCTGCTGGGAAATGGGGCTATTGTTTGTACAGTGAAATGGGACAGGCAACTTCACAAGCCCATGTACATCTTCTTGGGAAACTTTGCCTTCTTAGAGATCTGGTACATTTCCTCCACTGTCCCAAACATGCTGGTCAACATCCTCTCTGACACCAAGACTATCTCCTTCACTGGCTGCTTCCTCcgattctatttcttttcttcactgGGTACAACAGAGTGCATCTTCTTATCAGTTATGGCTTATGATCGCTACCTGGCCATCTGTCACCCACTACATTACCCCTCCATCATGACTGGGAAGTTCTGTGTGATCCTGGTCTGTGTTTGCTGGGTGAGTGGATTTCTCTACTATCCAATCCCCATTATTCGCATCTCCCAACTTCCCTTCTGTGGACCCAACATCATTGACCACTTCGTGTGTGACCCAGGCCCATTGTTTGCACTAGCCTGCATCCCTGCTCCTTCCACTGAGCTTATCTGTTACACTTTCAGCTCAGTGATTATCTTTGGGCCCTTCCTCTTCATCTTAGGATCTTATACTCTGGTACTCAGAGCTGTGCTTCGTGTTCCCTCTGGTGCTGGTCGAACTAAAGCTTTCTCCACATGCGGGTCCCACCTCATGGTGGTGTCTCTATTCTATGGAACCCTTATGGTGATGTATGTGAGCCCAACATCTGGGACCCCCACAGGAATGCAGAAGATTGTCACATTGGTATACTCAGCAGTGACTCCACTTTTAAATCCCATTATCTATAGTCTCCGAAACAAAGACATGAAAGATGCCCTAAGGAAAGTCCTGGGATTAAGAATTAACCAAAACTGa
- the LOC131405853 gene encoding olfactory receptor 11G2-like encodes MGLFTAHRHMKISNNSSIIAGFILLGFPCPKEGQIFLFVLFSIVYLLTLMGNGSIICAVLWDQRLHTPMYILLAKFSFLEICYVTSTVPNMLANFLSDTKVISFSGCFLQFYFFFSLGATECFFLAIMAFDRYLAICWPLHYPVLMTGHLCTNLVVSCWVLGFLWFPVPIIIISQMSFCESRIIDHFLCDPGPLLVLTCTRAPVVKSYWTVISSLLLFMPFLCIMSSYALVLRAVLRIPSAAGRRKAFSTCGSHLAVVSLFYGSVMAMYLSPTSEHKAGMQKLVTLFYSVGTPLINPVIYSLRNKDMKHALQTFLGI; translated from the coding sequence ATGGGTCTTTTCACAGCTCACAGACACATGAAAATCTCCAACAACTCCAGCATTATTGCTGGCTTCATCCTCCTGGGCTTCCCTTGCCCCAAGGAGGGACAGATCTTCCTCTTTGTTCTCTTCTCTATTGTCTACCTCCTGACCCTCATGGGCAATGGTTCCATCATCTGTGCTGTGCTCTGGGATCAGAgactccacacccccatgtacatCCTGCTCGCCAAATTCTCCTTCCTGGAGATCTGCTATGTCACCTCCACAGTGCCAAACATGTTGGCCAACTTCCTCTCTGACACCAAAGTCATCTCCTTCTCTGGGTGTTTTCTCCAGTtctactttttcttctccttgggtGCTACAGAATGCTTTTTCTTGGCTATCATGGCATTTGATCGATACCTTGCCATCTGCTGGCCTCTCCATTACCCTGTTCTTATGACTGGACATCTCTGCACCAATCTTGTGGTCAGCTGCTGGGTACTTGGTTTCCTCTGGTTCCCAGTCCCTATCATCATCATTTCCCAGATGTCCTTCTGTGAGTCCAGGATTATTGACCACTTCCTGTGTGACCCAGGTCCTCTGTTAGTACTCACCTGTACCAGAGCCCCAGTAGTGAAGTCTTATTGGACAGTTATAAGTTCTCTGCTCTTATTTATGCCTTTCCTCTGCATCATGAGTTCCTATGCTCTGGTCCTGAGAGCTGTGTTGAGGATCCCTTCAGCAGCTGGGAGAAGAAAGGCTTTCTCCACCTGTGGGTCACATCTGGCTGTGGTTTCACTCTTCTATGGTTCAGTGATGGCCATGTATCTGAGCCCAACATCTGAGCACAAAGCTGGCATGCAGAAGCTTGTGACTCTGTTTTATTCTGTGGGAACTCCACTCATTAATCCTGTGATCTATAGTCTGAGGAACAAAGATATGAAACACGCCCTGCAGACATTTCTGGGGATATAA